A single genomic interval of Streptomyces sp. 1222.5 harbors:
- a CDS encoding SCO3242 family prenyltransferase, with amino-acid sequence MSARAWAELLRLPALFTVPGDVLAGAAAVPGRPGGRTLLAAASSLCLYEAGMALNDWADREEDAVERPHRPLPSGRVRPAAALAAAGALTAAGLALAARAGRPALAVATPLAATVWAYDLVLKRTPAGPVAMAAARGLDLLLGAAATGPARGVVHRALPSAALLSAHTLALTAVSRHETTGGAALPPLTALITSGTLGLLLARELPAGRGAAPTPGLPGSAGARPRTGRPPLGSVLTAAYTALAARPYLHAALHPSPQLTQRAVAGGIRATIPLQSALCARAGAPVAALCTAALAPLAARFSRKVSVT; translated from the coding sequence GTGAGCGCCCGGGCCTGGGCCGAACTGCTGCGTCTGCCCGCGCTGTTCACCGTGCCCGGTGACGTGCTGGCCGGGGCGGCGGCGGTACCGGGCCGGCCGGGCGGCCGTACCCTGCTGGCGGCCGCCTCCTCCCTCTGCCTCTACGAGGCCGGCATGGCGCTCAACGACTGGGCCGACCGGGAGGAGGACGCCGTCGAGCGACCGCACCGGCCCCTGCCCTCCGGCCGTGTCCGCCCCGCGGCCGCCCTCGCCGCGGCCGGTGCGCTCACCGCGGCGGGCCTGGCCCTCGCCGCCCGCGCCGGCCGCCCCGCCCTCGCCGTCGCGACGCCGCTCGCGGCGACGGTGTGGGCGTACGACCTGGTCCTCAAACGCACTCCGGCCGGACCCGTGGCGATGGCGGCGGCCCGCGGTCTCGACCTGCTGCTCGGCGCGGCGGCCACCGGGCCGGCGCGGGGGGTGGTGCACCGGGCCCTGCCCTCCGCCGCGCTGCTGAGCGCCCACACCCTGGCCCTGACCGCGGTCTCCCGCCACGAGACCACCGGGGGAGCCGCCCTGCCGCCGCTCACCGCACTGATCACGTCGGGCACCCTGGGGCTCCTGCTCGCCCGTGAACTCCCGGCGGGCCGGGGTGCCGCACCCACCCCCGGCCTGCCGGGCAGCGCCGGCGCCCGGCCACGGACGGGCCGGCCCCCGCTCGGCAGCGTGCTCACCGCCGCCTACACGGCCCTGGCCGCCCGCCCCTACCTCCACGCCGCTCTCCACCCCTCACCCCAGCTCACCCAGCGAGCCGTCGCCGGCGGCATCCGCGCGACCATCCCCCTCCAGTCCGCCCTCTGCGCCCGCGCCGGCGCCCCCGTCGCCGCGCTGTGCACCGCCGCGCTCGCCCCGCTCGCGGCGCGGTTCTCCAGAAAGGTGAGCGTCACATGA
- the eboE gene encoding metabolite traffic protein EboE codes for MRFRHPDGTTVHLAYCTNVHPAETLDGVLAQLRDHCEPVRRRLGRDRLGIGLWLAHDAARAVDTDPSALRMLRGELDRRGLEVVTLNGFPYEGFGSDEVKYRVYRPDWADRERLEYTTALARILGTLLPDDVTEGSVSTLPLGWRTTWTAERARTGHEALRTLGARLDALAELTGRSIRVGLEPEPGCTVETTHDALAPLTAVQHPRIGVCVDTCHLATSFEDPRTALDALATARIPVVKSQLSAALHAEHPGRPDVRAALAAFAEPRFLHQTRTATPAGLRGTDDLPEALNGDALPTTAPWRAHFHVPLHADPDGPLTATLPVLRDALTRLVGGPRPLTRHLEVETYTWQALPPGLRPRGRDRLADGIAAELALARDLLTDLGLKELP; via the coding sequence ATGCGCTTCCGGCATCCGGACGGCACGACCGTCCACCTCGCCTACTGCACGAACGTCCACCCCGCCGAGACCCTCGACGGCGTCCTCGCCCAACTGCGCGACCACTGCGAGCCGGTACGCCGCCGGCTCGGCCGCGACCGCCTCGGCATCGGTCTGTGGCTCGCCCACGACGCCGCCCGCGCCGTGGACACCGACCCGTCCGCGCTGCGCATGCTGCGCGGCGAACTCGACCGGCGCGGCCTGGAGGTCGTCACCCTCAACGGGTTCCCCTACGAGGGCTTCGGCTCCGACGAGGTCAAGTACCGGGTGTACCGGCCGGACTGGGCGGATCGCGAGCGCCTGGAGTACACCACCGCGCTGGCCCGGATCCTCGGCACGCTGCTGCCCGACGACGTCACCGAGGGCAGCGTCTCGACCCTGCCGCTCGGCTGGCGCACCACCTGGACCGCCGAGCGCGCCCGCACGGGCCACGAGGCCCTGCGCACCCTCGGCGCCCGCCTGGACGCGCTGGCGGAGCTGACCGGCCGCTCGATCCGCGTCGGCCTGGAACCCGAGCCCGGCTGCACCGTGGAGACCACCCACGACGCCCTGGCCCCGCTCACCGCCGTGCAGCACCCCCGCATCGGCGTGTGCGTCGACACCTGCCACCTCGCCACGTCCTTCGAGGACCCGCGGACCGCACTGGACGCCCTCGCCACCGCACGGATCCCCGTCGTGAAGTCCCAGCTGTCGGCCGCCCTGCACGCCGAACACCCCGGCCGGCCCGACGTGCGCGCCGCGCTCGCCGCGTTCGCCGAGCCCCGCTTCCTGCACCAGACCCGCACCGCCACGCCCGCCGGCCTGCGCGGCACCGACGACCTGCCCGAGGCCCTGAACGGCGACGCCCTCCCCACGACGGCACCGTGGCGCGCCCACTTCCACGTCCCCCTGCACGCCGACCCCGACGGGCCGCTGACCGCCACCCTCCCGGTGCTCCGCGACGCGCTCACCCGCCTCGTCGGCGGACCCCGCCCGCTCACCCGCCACCTGGAGGTCGAGACGTACACCTGGCAGGCGCTCCCGCCCGGCCTGCGCCCCCGCGGCCGGGACCGGCTCGCCGACGGCATCGCCGCCGAACTCGCCCTCGCCCGCGACCTGCTGACCGACCTGGGCCTGAAGGAGCTGCCATGA
- a CDS encoding sugar phosphate isomerase/epimerase translates to MPRPFTLFTGQWADLPLEEVCRLARDFGYDGLELACWGDHFEVDKALADSGYLASRHQLLDKYGLKCWAISNHLVGQAVCDAIIDERHRAILPGDIWADGDPEGVRRRAAERIKDTARAAAAFGVDTVIGFTGSAIWHLVAMFPPAPESMIERGYEDFAERWNPILDVFDTEGVRFAHEVHPSEIAYDYWTTRRALEAVDHRPAFGLNFDPSHFVWQDLDPVGFLWDFRDRIYHVDCKEARKRLDGRNGRLGSHLPWGDPRRGWDFVSAGHGDVPWEDVFRMLRSIDYRGPVSVEWEDAGMDRLQGAPEALARLRTYDFEPPSASFDAAFSS, encoded by the coding sequence ATGCCCCGCCCGTTCACCCTGTTCACCGGTCAGTGGGCCGACCTGCCCCTGGAGGAGGTGTGCCGCCTCGCCCGTGACTTCGGCTACGACGGACTCGAACTCGCCTGCTGGGGCGACCACTTCGAGGTCGACAAGGCGCTCGCCGACTCCGGCTACCTCGCCTCCCGCCACCAGCTCCTCGACAAGTACGGCCTGAAGTGCTGGGCCATCTCCAACCACCTCGTCGGCCAGGCCGTCTGCGACGCCATCATCGACGAACGCCACCGGGCCATCCTCCCCGGTGACATCTGGGCCGACGGCGACCCCGAGGGCGTACGGCGCCGCGCAGCGGAGCGGATCAAGGACACCGCCCGCGCGGCCGCCGCGTTCGGCGTCGACACCGTCATCGGCTTCACCGGCTCCGCGATCTGGCACCTGGTCGCCATGTTCCCGCCGGCCCCCGAATCCATGATCGAGCGCGGCTACGAGGACTTCGCCGAGCGCTGGAACCCGATCCTCGACGTCTTCGACACCGAGGGGGTACGGTTCGCCCACGAGGTCCACCCGAGCGAGATCGCCTACGACTACTGGACCACCCGCCGCGCCCTCGAGGCCGTGGACCACCGGCCCGCCTTCGGCCTGAACTTCGACCCCTCCCACTTCGTGTGGCAGGACCTCGACCCGGTCGGCTTCCTCTGGGACTTCCGCGACCGGATCTACCACGTGGACTGCAAGGAAGCCCGCAAGCGCCTCGACGGCCGCAACGGCCGCCTCGGCTCCCACCTGCCCTGGGGCGACCCGCGCCGCGGCTGGGACTTCGTCTCGGCCGGACACGGCGACGTGCCCTGGGAGGACGTCTTCCGCATGCTGCGCTCCATCGACTACCGCGGACCGGTATCCGTGGAGTGGGAGGACGCCGGCATGGACCGGCTCCAGGGCGCCCCCGAGGCCCTGGCCCGCCTGCGGACCTACGACTTCGAGCCGCCGTCGGCCTCGTTCGACGCGGCCTTCTCCAGCTGA
- a CDS encoding PQQ-dependent sugar dehydrogenase has translation MHGNDRTTRTGTRRTRLRKSLALLSGALLAGATLTLTTPQAGAAVTGQDAAAATEDFQQVTLAKGEAEVGEPMSLAVLPDRSVLHTSRDGELRLTDAAGNTRVAGKLDVYSHDEEGLQGVGVDPDFAQNRFIYLYYAPPLNTPAGDAPETGTAADFAPFDGVNRLSRFVLDTDGTLDKASEKKILDVSTTRGLCCHVGGDIDFDADGNLYLSTGDDSNPFQSDGYSPLDERADRNPGFDAQRTSGNTNDLRGKILRIKVNADGSYSIPDGNLFAPGTAKTRPEIYAMGFRNPFRFSVDKKTGILYVGDYGPDAGSANPGRGPAGQVEFARVTKPGNFGWPYCTGANDPYVDYDFATKTSGATFDCSAPKNDSPHNTGLTDLPPAQPAWIPYNGPSVPEFGDGSESPMGGPVYHYDPALDSPVKFPEAYDGDFFAGEFGRRWIKRISSDADGKVQSIDDVPWSGTQVMDMAFGPDGALYVLDYGTSWFGGDDNSGLFRIENATDGHSPVAQAAADRTSGQAPLKVAFSAAGTSDQDGDALTYSWDFGDGATSTAADPTHKYKKNGTYTATVTAKDTTGRTGSASVRVVVGNTAPKVTLELPQDGQLFSFGDAVPFKVKVTDPEDGRAVDCSKVTVNFILGHDTHGHPLTSAQGCSGTIRTSADGGHDEDANIFGVLDAQYTDGGGGGQEALTTHARSVLEPRHRQAEHFGDSSGVTVTARSSAHGAKVVGDIHNGDWISFTPYVLSDAKKITARIASGGAGGTLEVRAGSATGTLLGKATVPVTGGPDTYQDVTAGLSRAPRGTTTLYLVFKGGSGALFDLDDFTFTTG, from the coding sequence GTGCACGGGAACGACCGCACCACCCGCACCGGAACCCGCAGAACACGCCTGCGCAAGTCGCTCGCCCTGCTCAGCGGTGCCCTGCTCGCGGGCGCCACCCTCACCCTGACCACCCCCCAGGCCGGCGCAGCCGTCACCGGCCAGGACGCCGCCGCGGCGACGGAGGACTTCCAGCAGGTCACCCTCGCCAAGGGGGAGGCGGAGGTCGGCGAGCCGATGTCGCTCGCCGTCCTCCCCGACCGCTCGGTCCTGCACACCTCCCGCGACGGCGAGCTGCGCCTGACGGACGCCGCGGGCAACACCCGCGTCGCCGGCAAGCTCGACGTCTACTCGCACGACGAGGAGGGCCTGCAAGGCGTCGGCGTCGACCCGGACTTCGCCCAGAACCGCTTCATCTACCTCTACTACGCCCCGCCGCTGAACACGCCGGCGGGCGACGCCCCGGAGACCGGCACCGCCGCCGACTTCGCGCCCTTCGACGGCGTGAACCGGCTCTCCCGCTTCGTGCTGGACACCGACGGCACCCTCGACAAGGCCAGCGAGAAGAAGATCCTCGACGTGTCCACCACGCGGGGCCTGTGCTGCCATGTCGGCGGTGACATCGACTTCGACGCGGACGGCAACCTGTACCTGTCGACCGGTGACGACTCCAACCCCTTCCAGTCCGACGGCTACAGCCCGCTGGACGAGCGCGCCGACCGCAACCCCGGCTTCGACGCCCAGCGCACCTCGGGCAACACCAACGACCTGCGCGGCAAGATCCTGCGCATCAAGGTCAACGCCGACGGCTCCTACTCCATCCCGGACGGCAACCTCTTCGCGCCGGGCACGGCCAAGACGCGGCCCGAGATCTACGCCATGGGCTTCCGCAATCCGTTCCGGTTCAGCGTCGACAAGAAGACCGGCATCCTCTACGTCGGCGACTACGGCCCCGACGCCGGCTCCGCAAACCCCGGCCGCGGCCCGGCCGGCCAGGTCGAGTTCGCCCGGGTGACCAAGCCCGGCAATTTCGGCTGGCCGTACTGCACCGGCGCCAACGACCCCTACGTCGACTACGACTTCGCGACGAAGACCTCCGGCGCCACGTTCGACTGCTCCGCGCCGAAGAACGACTCGCCGCACAACACCGGTCTCACCGACCTGCCCCCGGCCCAGCCCGCCTGGATCCCGTACAACGGCCCGTCCGTACCGGAGTTCGGCGACGGCTCCGAGTCCCCGATGGGCGGCCCGGTCTACCACTACGACCCCGCGCTCGACTCGCCCGTGAAGTTCCCCGAGGCCTACGACGGCGACTTCTTCGCCGGTGAGTTCGGCCGCCGCTGGATCAAGCGCATCAGCAGCGACGCCGACGGCAAGGTCCAGTCGATCGACGACGTCCCCTGGAGCGGCACCCAGGTGATGGACATGGCCTTCGGCCCCGACGGCGCCCTCTACGTGCTGGACTACGGCACCTCCTGGTTCGGCGGCGACGACAACTCGGGCCTGTTCCGCATCGAGAACGCCACCGACGGCCACTCCCCGGTGGCCCAGGCCGCCGCGGACCGCACCTCCGGACAGGCGCCGCTGAAGGTGGCCTTCTCCGCGGCCGGCACCAGCGACCAGGACGGCGACGCCCTCACCTACAGCTGGGACTTCGGCGACGGCGCCACCTCGACTGCGGCCGACCCCACCCACAAGTACAAGAAGAACGGCACCTACACGGCCACGGTGACCGCCAAGGACACCACCGGCCGGACCGGCAGCGCGAGCGTCCGGGTCGTCGTCGGCAACACCGCGCCCAAGGTCACCCTGGAACTCCCCCAGGACGGGCAGCTGTTCAGCTTCGGTGACGCCGTACCGTTCAAGGTGAAGGTCACCGACCCCGAGGACGGCAGGGCGGTCGACTGCTCCAAGGTCACCGTCAACTTCATCCTCGGCCACGACACCCACGGCCACCCGCTGACCTCCGCCCAGGGCTGCTCCGGCACCATCCGGACCAGCGCCGACGGCGGCCACGACGAGGACGCGAACATCTTCGGTGTCCTCGACGCCCAGTACACCGACGGCGGGGGCGGCGGCCAGGAAGCGCTCACCACGCACGCCCGCAGCGTCCTCGAGCCCCGCCACCGCCAGGCCGAGCACTTCGGCGACTCCTCCGGCGTCACGGTGACCGCCCGCAGCAGCGCACACGGCGCCAAGGTGGTCGGCGACATCCACAACGGCGACTGGATCTCCTTCACCCCGTACGTCCTGTCCGACGCCAAGAAGATCACCGCGCGCATCGCCTCCGGCGGCGCCGGCGGCACCCTCGAGGTACGCGCCGGATCCGCGACCGGCACCCTGCTGGGCAAGGCCACCGTGCCCGTGACCGGCGGCCCGGACACCTACCAGGACGTCACCGCCGGCCTGTCCCGCGCACCGCGCGGCACCACCACCCTCTACCTGGTCTTCAAGGGCGGCAGCGGTGCCCTGTTCGACCTGGACGACTTCACCTTCACCACCGGCTGA
- a CDS encoding EboA domain-containing protein codes for MTHATVAASPSLGALRDHLDAHPDRAAREWYRRALAEAADHPGGHGPITVWELRLAEAGRRCGSGHADAARVLILHAAGADTTALTRVYRQGTAAERRAVLLVLPHLVPGPDALPLVEDALRTNDTRLIAAAVGPYAARHLDDHGWRHAVLKCLFTGVPVDAVAGLAQRARADAELARMLTDFAAERTAADRPVPSGLYRVLALAGAETRKES; via the coding sequence GTGACCCACGCGACCGTCGCGGCGTCGCCCTCCCTCGGCGCCCTGCGCGACCACCTCGACGCCCACCCCGACCGGGCCGCCCGCGAGTGGTACCGGCGGGCCCTGGCAGAAGCCGCCGACCATCCCGGCGGACACGGCCCGATCACCGTGTGGGAACTGCGGCTCGCGGAGGCCGGGCGCCGCTGCGGCAGCGGGCACGCCGACGCCGCCCGCGTCCTCATCCTGCACGCGGCCGGCGCCGACACCACCGCCCTCACCCGCGTCTACCGGCAGGGCACCGCCGCCGAACGCCGGGCCGTCCTGCTCGTCCTGCCCCACCTCGTGCCCGGACCGGACGCGCTCCCCCTGGTCGAGGACGCCCTGCGCACCAACGACACCCGGCTGATCGCGGCCGCCGTCGGCCCCTACGCGGCCCGCCACCTGGACGACCACGGCTGGCGGCACGCCGTCCTCAAGTGCCTGTTCACCGGCGTCCCCGTCGACGCCGTTGCCGGCCTCGCCCAGCGCGCCCGCGCCGACGCCGAACTCGCCCGGATGCTCACCGACTTCGCGGCCGAACGCACCGCGGCCGACCGTCCCGTCCCCAGCGGCCTGTACCGCGTGCTGGCCCTGGCCGGCGCGGAGACCCGCAAGGAGTCCTGA
- a CDS encoding ThuA domain-containing protein, whose protein sequence is MRPTGRITTAVLGAALLLGCVTAPAVSDPAHPKRVLVFSKTAGFRHDSIPEGIEAVRQLGRANGFTVDTTEDAGAFTGGNLSRYDAVVFMSTTGDVLDAAQQDAFEGYIRHGGGYVGVHAAADTEYDWAFYGGLAGAWFQNHPAIQPATVNVEDRAHPATSHLGRTWERTDEWYNYRSDPRDRAHVLASLDETSYTGGTMNGDHPIAWCQDYQGGRAFYTGGGHTRESYADPAFRQHLLGGIRWVVGDTQADCRPENGYRPLFDGTSLDGWRQAGPGGFTLSDDGTLTSTGGLGLLWYTPSSFGSYSLKLDWKAAGDDNSGVFVGFPSSDDPWSAVDNGYEIQIDATDVPEKTTGSVYGFQSADLKKRDRALNPPGEWNTYEIRVQGERLRVWLNGVKINDFTNTDPARSLRDGHIGIQNHGTGDDVSFRDIRIKELPAKGR, encoded by the coding sequence ATGCGACCAACGGGCAGAATCACCACCGCGGTGCTCGGTGCCGCCCTGCTCCTCGGCTGTGTGACCGCACCCGCCGTGTCGGACCCGGCCCACCCCAAGCGCGTCCTGGTCTTCTCCAAGACCGCGGGCTTCCGGCACGACTCCATCCCCGAGGGCATCGAGGCCGTCCGGCAGCTCGGCCGGGCGAACGGCTTCACCGTCGACACCACCGAGGACGCGGGCGCCTTCACCGGGGGGAACCTCAGCCGCTACGACGCCGTGGTCTTCATGTCGACCACCGGTGACGTCCTCGACGCCGCCCAGCAGGACGCGTTCGAGGGGTACATCCGGCACGGCGGAGGTTACGTGGGTGTCCACGCGGCCGCCGACACCGAGTACGACTGGGCGTTCTACGGCGGCCTCGCGGGCGCCTGGTTCCAGAACCACCCGGCGATCCAGCCGGCCACGGTGAACGTGGAGGACCGCGCCCACCCGGCGACCTCGCACCTGGGACGGACCTGGGAGCGCACGGACGAGTGGTACAACTACCGCTCCGACCCGCGTGACCGCGCCCACGTCCTCGCCTCCCTGGACGAGACGTCCTACACCGGCGGCACCATGAACGGCGACCATCCGATCGCCTGGTGCCAGGACTACCAGGGCGGCCGCGCCTTCTACACCGGGGGCGGCCACACCAGGGAGTCCTACGCCGACCCCGCCTTCCGGCAGCACCTGCTGGGCGGCATCCGCTGGGTCGTCGGCGACACCCAGGCCGACTGCCGGCCCGAGAACGGCTACCGGCCGCTCTTCGACGGAACCTCCCTGGACGGCTGGCGACAGGCGGGCCCGGGCGGCTTCACCCTCTCCGACGACGGCACGCTCACGTCGACCGGGGGACTGGGGCTGCTCTGGTACACCCCGTCGAGCTTCGGCTCGTACTCGCTCAAGCTCGACTGGAAGGCCGCCGGCGACGACAACTCCGGGGTGTTCGTGGGCTTCCCGTCCTCGGACGACCCCTGGTCGGCGGTCGACAACGGATACGAGATCCAGATCGACGCCACCGACGTGCCCGAGAAGACCACCGGGTCCGTCTACGGCTTCCAGTCCGCCGACCTGAAGAAGCGCGACCGTGCGCTGAACCCGCCGGGGGAGTGGAACACGTACGAGATCCGGGTGCAGGGCGAACGCCTGCGCGTCTGGCTCAACGGCGTGAAGATCAACGATTTCACCAACACCGATCCGGCCCGGAGCCTGCGCGACGGACACATCGGCATCCAGAACCACGGAACCGGTGACGACGTGTCCTTCCGCGACATCCGGATCAAGGAACTGCCCGCCAAGGGCAGGTGA
- a CDS encoding sugar phosphate isomerase/epimerase: MTLRFGYGTNGLTGLRLDDALALLADLGYDGVGLTLDHMHLDPLAPGLAGRTHRVAQRLAELGLDVTVETGARYVLDPRRKHGPSLLDPDPEARARRADLLLRAVRVAADLGARAVHCFSGIVPPTVDEPATAWQRLTASLTPVLEAAGTAGVPLAVEPEPGHLLATLADFHHLRALLGDPPALGLTLDIGHCQCLEPLPPEDCVHAAAPWLRHVQIEDMRRGVHDHLPFGEGEIDFPPVLAALDATGYQGLTVVELPRHSHAGPHHAQTSLPFLRRAAASPVPVPEGSAS; the protein is encoded by the coding sequence ATGACCCTCCGTTTCGGGTACGGCACCAACGGTCTCACCGGCCTGCGGCTGGACGACGCCCTCGCCCTGCTCGCCGACCTCGGCTACGACGGCGTCGGCCTGACCCTCGACCACATGCACCTCGACCCGCTCGCCCCCGGCCTCGCCGGCCGCACCCACCGGGTCGCGCAGCGGCTGGCCGAGCTGGGCCTCGACGTCACCGTGGAGACCGGTGCCCGCTACGTCCTCGACCCGCGCCGCAAGCACGGGCCCTCCCTGCTCGACCCGGACCCGGAGGCCCGCGCCCGCCGCGCGGACCTGCTCCTGCGGGCGGTACGGGTGGCCGCGGACCTCGGCGCGCGGGCCGTGCACTGCTTCAGCGGAATCGTTCCGCCCACAGTGGACGAACCGGCCACGGCATGGCAGCGGCTCACCGCGTCCCTCACCCCCGTCCTGGAGGCCGCGGGCACCGCCGGCGTCCCGCTCGCCGTCGAACCCGAGCCCGGCCACCTCCTCGCCACCCTCGCCGACTTCCACCACCTGCGCGCCCTCCTCGGCGACCCACCCGCCCTCGGCCTCACCCTCGACATCGGCCACTGCCAGTGCCTGGAACCCCTGCCGCCCGAGGACTGCGTGCACGCGGCCGCGCCCTGGCTCCGGCACGTCCAGATCGAGGACATGCGGCGCGGAGTCCACGACCACCTCCCGTTCGGGGAGGGCGAGATCGACTTCCCGCCGGTCCTCGCGGCCCTCGACGCCACCGGCTACCAGGGCCTCACGGTCGTGGAACTGCCCCGCCACTCCCACGCCGGCCCCCACCACGCGCAGACCTCACTGCCGTTCCTCCGCCGCGCCGCCGCGAGTCCCGTTCCCGTACCGGAAGGGAGCGCGTCGTGA
- a CDS encoding inositol-3-phosphate synthase, producing the protein MSASLPRTRVGVWLIGARGSVATTAVAGCAAVAAGLRPPTGMVTETPPFADSGLPALTSLVFGGHDTMDCPLPKRAEELAAGGVLPHGLPAAVAAELAAADAEIRPGGPAPGDTRSTERLIAAFTADIQDFVQRGGLERAVVVNVASTEPAADGAALPPSSLYAAAALRAGCGYVNFTPSTGLHHPALAAAAAASGVPYAGRDGKTGQTLLRSVLGPMFAQRALDVRAWSGTNLLGGGDGAALADPAAAAAKNAGKERVLTDTLGGSPEGEVHIDDVPALGDWKTAWDHIAFDGFLGTRMVLQTTWQGCDSALAAPLVLDLARLTLRAQESGARGPLTDLGFYFKDPVGEGPSALAEQYAALVRFGWRLRGAA; encoded by the coding sequence ATGTCCGCGTCCCTTCCCCGCACCCGCGTGGGAGTGTGGCTGATCGGTGCCCGCGGCTCCGTCGCCACCACCGCCGTGGCCGGCTGCGCCGCCGTAGCGGCGGGCCTGCGCCCGCCCACCGGCATGGTCACCGAGACGCCCCCGTTCGCCGACAGCGGTCTGCCGGCCCTCACGTCGCTGGTCTTCGGCGGCCACGACACGATGGACTGCCCGCTGCCCAAACGGGCGGAGGAGCTGGCCGCGGGCGGCGTCCTGCCGCACGGCCTCCCCGCGGCCGTGGCGGCCGAACTCGCCGCGGCCGACGCGGAGATACGGCCGGGCGGGCCGGCCCCGGGTGACACCCGGAGCACCGAGCGGCTGATCGCCGCCTTCACCGCCGACATCCAGGACTTCGTACAGCGCGGTGGCCTGGAGCGGGCCGTCGTCGTGAACGTGGCCTCCACCGAGCCGGCCGCCGACGGCGCGGCCCTGCCGCCGAGTTCGCTGTACGCGGCGGCGGCCCTGCGCGCCGGCTGCGGCTACGTCAACTTCACCCCGTCGACGGGACTGCACCACCCGGCCCTGGCCGCGGCCGCCGCGGCGAGCGGTGTGCCGTACGCCGGCCGGGACGGCAAGACCGGCCAGACCCTGTTGCGCTCGGTCCTCGGACCGATGTTCGCGCAGCGGGCGCTGGACGTGCGCGCCTGGTCCGGCACCAACCTGCTGGGCGGCGGCGACGGCGCGGCACTCGCCGATCCCGCGGCCGCCGCCGCCAAGAACGCCGGCAAGGAACGCGTCCTCACCGACACCCTCGGCGGCAGCCCCGAGGGCGAGGTCCACATCGACGACGTACCGGCGCTCGGCGACTGGAAGACCGCCTGGGACCACATCGCCTTCGACGGTTTCCTCGGCACCCGCATGGTCCTGCAGACCACCTGGCAGGGCTGCGACTCGGCCCTGGCGGCGCCCCTGGTCCTGGACCTGGCCCGACTGACCCTCCGCGCACAGGAGTCGGGCGCCCGCGGGCCCCTGACCGATCTCGGCTTCTACTTCAAGGACCCGGTGGGGGAGGGGCCTTCGGCGCTCGCGGAACAGTACGCGGCGCTCGTGCGGTTCGGGTGGCGGCTGCGGGGGGCCGCGTGA
- a CDS encoding TatD family hydrolase, whose amino-acid sequence MRLFDPHIHMTSRTTDDYEAMRAAGIRALVEPSFWLGQPRTSPASFLDYFDSLLGWEPFRAAQHGIAHHCTLALNPKEANDPRCAPVLDELPRYLVKDQVVAVGEIGYDSMTPAEDKALAAQLQLAADHGLPALVHTPHRDKLAGLRRTLDVVRESALPMDRVLVDHLNETTVGEAKDSGCWLGFSVYPDTKMDERRMVQILRSHGPEKVLVNSAADWGRSDPLKTRAVADLMLAEGFTADDVDRVLWRNPVAFYGLSGRLDLDVAPPDATHEGNSLARGGE is encoded by the coding sequence ATGCGCCTGTTCGACCCCCACATCCACATGACCTCCCGGACCACCGACGACTACGAGGCCATGCGGGCCGCCGGCATCCGCGCACTGGTGGAGCCCTCCTTCTGGCTCGGCCAGCCCCGCACCTCACCCGCCTCCTTCCTCGACTACTTCGACTCCCTGCTCGGCTGGGAGCCGTTCCGCGCCGCCCAGCACGGCATCGCCCACCACTGCACGCTCGCCCTCAACCCGAAGGAGGCCAACGACCCGCGCTGCGCCCCCGTCCTGGACGAACTGCCCCGCTATCTCGTCAAGGACCAGGTCGTCGCGGTCGGTGAGATCGGCTACGACTCGATGACCCCCGCCGAGGACAAGGCCCTCGCGGCGCAGCTCCAGCTCGCCGCCGACCACGGCCTGCCCGCCCTCGTGCACACCCCGCACCGCGACAAGCTCGCGGGACTGCGCCGCACCCTCGACGTCGTCCGCGAGTCCGCGCTGCCCATGGACCGGGTCCTGGTCGACCACCTCAACGAGACGACCGTCGGGGAGGCCAAGGACAGCGGCTGCTGGCTGGGCTTCTCCGTCTACCCCGACACCAAGATGGACGAGCGGCGGATGGTGCAGATCCTGCGCTCGCACGGACCGGAGAAGGTGCTCGTCAACTCCGCGGCCGACTGGGGCCGCAGCGATCCGCTGAAGACCCGCGCGGTGGCCGACCTGATGCTGGCCGAGGGATTCACCGCGGACGACGTCGACCGGGTCCTGTGGCGCAACCCGGTCGCCTTCTACGGGCTCAGCGGACGTCTGGACCTCGACGTGGCCCCGCCGGACGCCACCCACGAGGGCAACTCCCTCGCCCGCGGCGGGGAGTGA